The Halobacterium hubeiense genome contains the following window.
TGATTCGTCCTCGGCCGCCGCGCTGTCGGGCTGGTCCGCGCCGAACCCCTCGGACTCCGGCTCCGTGACCGGCTCGCCCTCGGTCTCCGACTCGTCCTCGCCGTCCTCGCTGGGCTCGCTGTCCACGTCGAGGTCCGCGGCGAAGGTCAGGTCGGCGTCGCCCTCGTCGCTCGGGGAGACGGAGAGGTCGCCGACCTCGTCGCGCTCGCCGGCGACGACTCGCGCGGCGTCGAGCGCGAGCGTGCGGACCGCGTCGAGGTACGCCGGCGTCGTGCCGTAGTGGTCCAGCGCCAGCGGGATGCCCGCCGCGAGCCCGTGCTGGACGCCCGCGCCCTCCAGAATCTCGCGGAGCGTGTCACCGCGCTCGACGCGCTCGTGGGCGGCCGCCATCGTCGCCACGCGCTCGACGGTCTGCTCGGCCGTCGTGACGACCCAGCGGTCGCGGGTCTCCGCGTCCACCTCGCTGACCTCCTCCGGGCGGATGGACGTGTAGACGACGTCCGCGTCGTCGGGCTGGAAGGTCCGGGCCTTCCCCGTCACCGCGACGAACGACGGCGTGTCCGCGGATTCGAGCGCGGCCAGCGCCTCGGGCTGGTACTGGCCGGCGTAGACGACGAACGCGCCCGTCGGGTCGACGACCCGCGCCCGGACGACGTCCTCGCTGACCTGCTCGACCTCGGTGAGTACGCCCACGACGAACACGCGGTTGACGCGCGCGCCGGTCGGCGTCACCACGTAGTTCGGCGCGCGCTCCTCGTCGCTCTCCGCGTAGCTGTAGTCGGCGTCCTCGAACTCCGCGGCGAACAGTCGGTAGGCGACCTCGCGGCGGTTGACCTCCTCGTCCTCCGACTGGCTCATGCTTCCACCTCCGCGAGGAAGGCCTGCGCACGCTCGGCCGGGTCGTCGGCGGACTCGCGGAACTCTAGGGTTTCGAGGTTCGCGCCGTAGTCGTCCACCGAGAGGTGGCCGCGGACCGTGTACTCGGAGCCGACGAGCTTCTCGGCGATGGTCTCGGCGACGACGGTCTGGTCCATCGCGTCGCGGGCCTGCTGGCGCGCGTCCTCGATGTCGCCGCCGTACACCTCCTCGGTGAGTTCGCGGTCGAGAATCACCGTGACGGTGTCCGTGCCGTCGTCGAGAATCGCCTTCACGCGCAGGTCGTCCTCGCCCTCCACGTCGCCGTGCTGGCGGCACTGGCCCTTCTGGACGACGCGCCCGCACTCGGGACAGCGCTGGATGAGCCCGGAGCCGTCCCGGACCTCGATGACGTTCCCGACGAGTTCGACGTCGTACGCGCCGCCGCGCTCGACGGCCTCCCGAATCGCCATCCGGGTCGGGCCGCCCACCTCGACGGGCTCGTCGAGGGCCGTCACCGTCGAGAACTCCGAGACGTTCACGGAGGGGACGCCGCGGAACTCGCGGACGTAGACGTCTTCGAGCCGGACGGACGCCCCTTCCTCGATTTCGCTGTGGGGGTCCCAGTCGGTGAACGGGAGGCGGGCGCTCTCGTCGCCGAGCACGCCGCTCAGAATCTCGGTCTCGCCGTCCCGGCCGTCGATGGTCCGGGTCTCGACTTCGGTCACGCGCACCTCGACGTTCCGGCCGCGGTCGCCCGGCGAGAGGTCCGCGAGGTCGCGGTCGCCGCCCACGTCGTAGGGCACGTCGAGGTCCTCGGCCTTGCTCACGGTCGAGGACTCCCCGAAGTTGAGTTCGGGGTTCCCCTCGTACTCGCGGACGCTGGCGTTCCCGATGGTGACGGTGTCGCCGGGTTCGAGGCCGAAGTCCTCCCACGCCGTGTAGGAGATTTTCCCGGTCTCGTCGGCGAGTTCGCCCTCGCCGATGACGTGGTCGTCGCCCTGGTAGCGAATCGAGCGCTTGCCCGCCGTCAGGACCTTCGCGGTCACGGTGACGTTGCCCGAGTCGGGGCCGACGTCCACGATGTTCTCCGCGGTCGGGCCGCTGGAGCCGCCGCCCGACTCGTCGCCGAACTTCCGACGGAGGCTGCGCTTGGCCTCCTCGACGGGAACGCTGTACTCCACGAGGTTCTGCAGGTTCTCTTTGACCTCCGCTTTGTCTACACCGAGGTCGGAGGCGAGCTCCTCGGCGTGGTCGTCGATGTTCATGCGTCCGTAGTTCGGACTGCCTGCCGTAAAAGGGTTCCCGCGAGCG
Protein-coding sequences here:
- a CDS encoding Single-stranded DNA binding protein, translating into MNIDDHAEELASDLGVDKAEVKENLQNLVEYSVPVEEAKRSLRRKFGDESGGGSSGPTAENIVDVGPDSGNVTVTAKVLTAGKRSIRYQGDDHVIGEGELADETGKISYTAWEDFGLEPGDTVTIGNASVREYEGNPELNFGESSTVSKAEDLDVPYDVGGDRDLADLSPGDRGRNVEVRVTEVETRTIDGRDGETEILSGVLGDESARLPFTDWDPHSEIEEGASVRLEDVYVREFRGVPSVNVSEFSTVTALDEPVEVGGPTRMAIREAVERGGAYDVELVGNVIEVRDGSGLIQRCPECGRVVQKGQCRQHGDVEGEDDLRVKAILDDGTDTVTVILDRELTEEVYGGDIEDARQQARDAMDQTVVAETIAEKLVGSEYTVRGHLSVDDYGANLETLEFRESADDPAERAQAFLAEVEA